CCGTGAGAAGCGTCAGCCTCGATTTGACACCCGACCAGTGGAAACTTCGATGGACGATCCACGATGACCCGCCTGGACGGGCGCACCGCGCTGGTGACCGGCGGTGCCGGTGGGATCGGTGCCGCGATCTGCCGGCACCTCGCCGAGGCCGGCGCCCGAGTAGCGGTGTGCGATCTGGACCTCGTCGGCGCCGAGGAGACAGCGTCTGCGCTGCCGGGTACGAGCGCCGGGTTCGCGATCGACGTCACCGACAGCTCGGCTGTCGCCCGCACGGTCGATGCGGTGCGCCGACAATTCGGCGAGATCGAGATCCTGGTCAACAACGCCGGTATCGACACTATCGAGAAGTTCGTCGACTCGACCGAAGAGACCTGGCGGGCACTCGTAACGGTCAATTACCTCGGCACGGTCATCGTCAGCCGTGCAGTGCTCGATTCGATGATCGAGCGCAGGCGGGGGCGCATCATCAATATCGGATCCGACGCTGGGCGTGTGGGATCCGCAGGCGAGG
The Mycobacterium dioxanotrophicus DNA segment above includes these coding regions:
- a CDS encoding SDR family NAD(P)-dependent oxidoreductase, with protein sequence MTRLDGRTALVTGGAGGIGAAICRHLAEAGARVAVCDLDLVGAEETASALPGTSAGFAIDVTDSSAVARTVDAVRRQFGEIEILVNNAGIDTIEKFVDSTEETWRALVTVNYLGTVIVSRAVLDSMIERRRGRIINIGSDAGRVGSAGEVVYSGTKGAIIAFSKGLAREMATKGVTVNTVCPGPTNTALLKKVAAASQGLYDALARAIPMKRIGTPDDIAPAVVFFAGDGASYITGQTLSVSGGLTMV